The following proteins come from a genomic window of Candidatus Nealsonbacteria bacterium:
- a CDS encoding DUF2341 domain-containing protein produces the protein MGFLIKRFSKKSLISGGIFLFLFLAFAGFYFVFAEETKIISQYKLEGSRLEIQQPSNLKKIPLTKKENNKEQISGEVNIVDQYLISGIPENEFLEKYSRLKSGFKDLKMEIEIDQPLFKKEIFFQPKSFLGKIKSLFSDESLPDYRLTKEIKNTDKKLETSFGISKINLKTAYEEIEEGKVKQAMFLENNSDQEINFQLSFVNSIGADSVFLGGKEYKVSDRPRLLSSEPGSSISFSSDVLGQHLSYDFSDLLKFNPEIWLSKGESDNLLLTKLYLSILPHSSLGIDPIYQVDTSTSNNVTAYSFQRKTWHDGSRYWASFWSGTLMTTTTLEFWYSTTSEEGARWTQNTSASISLPRLTGASSDFSVDCDKTYCFILYHGNAGVNYYVYARSASSYPAINFSWGSAVTVVSGIRLMDKVHLARSINGYLFASYQLAGTGLLGYSWMMAKSSSTNSVSSWKTSEAIDSDVDDIGLLYYGVTVPRGSISTMLAIYNVSQDLVASEIKSVKYNGTTWDTTNATTVDYLHLSGAGNISAIYDDTNYDVHLLYNASSAQENSDVVKYKMWDNSAGTWGSAVTLFNTSTVNTSDYVSISIDGMNKNLYAFWINASSTGSPTQYRILYSTSASPYTSWTTAQTLYSTTSRVLTSLTSNYFPYASTENDMFAEFMVSTGTSYYAVNFVKIDGGVAAPSNAAPTIGTVILNGGNNITLTENATATIQSTTTVTDTDGYGNITSITGKLYRSGAGSSCSANDNNCYSNSACATSSCSGNDCTATCSYNVWFHADPTDASSTYPTENWIAQMTVTDASAASASATSGVEMNTLQALDISVLTPLYDSWFYRKKITIPKVAINDLTDFPVLVSTTSADLSSKAQYDGDDILFTSSDGTTKISHEIEKYASSTGELVAWVKTNLSSTTDTYLYMYYGNATASNQQQATSVWDSNFMMVQHMNGASYDAIDDSTNYNNDVTAASGSAFSQSGQIGYGVDLEKDNSDYLSIPDSSSLRPANGITMEAWFRAESLFPSGSTGERIFNKGIVTSPNYGYSFLVYSNDFLWQMYAGSLNQYDFNTTVSTSTWHYVAASYDKQYMRVYLDGSLIDALAETDSITHNSSVSLYLGRHNSAQEWFDGLLDEMRISDSGRSAAWISNSYSNQSSPSTFMSFGTEESTSTGPDSTNYGTMYPGENTGTLNQFTTLTNTGNVAIDIYLYGANMATNSYSIDVGQQEYSTSSGVNYGSGTDLTSSISTAVEVDLPKTTSHPSVSTDDIYWGLAIPFGQFAGFYTGTNTFEAKAD, from the coding sequence ATGGGTTTTCTTATAAAAAGATTTAGCAAAAAATCATTAATCTCAGGAGGGATTTTTTTATTTTTATTTTTAGCTTTCGCCGGTTTTTATTTTGTTTTTGCCGAAGAAACAAAAATAATTTCCCAATATAAATTAGAGGGGTCTCGCCTTGAAATTCAACAACCTTCCAATCTTAAAAAAATTCCTTTAACCAAAAAAGAAAACAACAAAGAACAGATTTCTGGAGAAGTAAATATCGTAGACCAGTATTTGATTTCCGGGATTCCTGAAAACGAGTTTTTGGAAAAATACTCCCGGTTAAAATCAGGTTTTAAAGATTTAAAAATGGAGATTGAGATTGACCAGCCGTTGTTTAAAAAAGAAATTTTTTTTCAGCCCAAAAGCTTTTTAGGAAAAATAAAGTCGTTGTTTTCGGATGAAAGTTTGCCGGACTACAGGCTGACAAAAGAAATTAAAAATACTGATAAAAAGTTAGAAACAAGTTTTGGAATTTCCAAAATAAACCTGAAAACCGCTTATGAAGAAATAGAAGAGGGAAAAGTGAAGCAAGCAATGTTTTTAGAAAACAATTCTGACCAAGAAATAAATTTCCAGCTGAGTTTTGTCAATTCAATAGGAGCTGACTCAGTTTTTTTGGGAGGCAAAGAATACAAAGTTTCCGACAGGCCCCGGCTTTTATCTTCTGAACCTGGCAGTTCGATTTCTTTTTCCTCTGATGTCTTGGGCCAGCATTTAAGCTATGATTTTTCTGATTTGCTGAAATTTAATCCGGAAATCTGGCTTTCCAAAGGCGAATCCGATAATTTGCTTTTAACCAAGCTTTATCTTTCTATTTTACCTCATTCTTCCTTAGGTATTGACCCAATTTATCAGGTAGACACCAGTACTTCTAATAATGTTACTGCTTATAGTTTTCAGAGAAAAACTTGGCATGACGGGAGCAGATACTGGGCATCTTTTTGGTCAGGAACATTAATGACTACCACTACTCTGGAGTTTTGGTATTCAACTACGAGCGAGGAAGGCGCAAGATGGACGCAAAACACAAGCGCAAGCATTAGTTTGCCCAGATTAACCGGCGCCAGCAGTGATTTTTCTGTTGATTGCGACAAAACCTACTGCTTTATTCTTTATCATGGTAATGCAGGAGTTAACTACTATGTTTATGCCCGAAGCGCAAGCAGTTATCCGGCTATTAATTTTTCTTGGGGAAGCGCTGTGACGGTTGTCTCCGGCATTCGTTTGATGGATAAAGTTCATTTAGCCAGGTCAATAAATGGATATCTTTTTGCATCTTATCAGCTTGCCGGCACTGGTCTGTTGGGTTATTCCTGGATGATGGCCAAATCAAGCAGCACAAATAGCGTCAGTTCTTGGAAGACCTCGGAAGCAATTGATAGTGATGTTGATGATATTGGACTTCTTTATTACGGGGTTACTGTTCCTCGGGGCAGTATCAGTACGATGTTGGCTATTTATAATGTCAGCCAAGACCTTGTCGCCTCAGAAATTAAATCAGTAAAATATAACGGGACTACTTGGGATACGACTAATGCTACTACGGTTGATTATTTACATCTTAGTGGGGCAGGGAATATTTCAGCTATTTATGATGACACAAACTATGATGTTCATCTTCTTTATAATGCCAGCAGCGCTCAAGAAAATAGTGATGTTGTAAAATATAAAATGTGGGATAACAGCGCAGGAACTTGGGGCTCGGCTGTAACGCTTTTTAATACTTCTACGGTAAATACCAGTGATTATGTTTCCATTTCCATTGACGGAATGAACAAGAATCTTTATGCTTTTTGGATAAATGCCAGCAGTACCGGCAGTCCCACCCAATATAGGATATTATACAGCACATCAGCTTCTCCTTATACCAGCTGGACAACAGCCCAAACCTTGTATTCAACAACAAGCAGGGTATTAACCTCGCTGACTTCCAATTATTTTCCTTATGCCAGCACGGAAAATGACATGTTTGCTGAGTTTATGGTGAGCACGGGCACCAGTTATTATGCTGTTAATTTTGTTAAAATTGACGGAGGTGTCGCCGCTCCCTCAAACGCTGCTCCGACAATTGGAACTGTGATTTTAAACGGCGGCAATAATATTACCTTGACCGAGAACGCAACCGCTACAATCCAATCAACCACTACGGTTACAGACACAGACGGTTACGGAAATATTACTTCAATAACAGGGAAACTTTATAGGTCAGGAGCGGGAAGCAGTTGTTCTGCTAATGACAATAATTGTTATTCAAACTCTGCCTGCGCTACCAGCTCTTGTTCCGGCAACGATTGTACTGCCACTTGCAGTTATAATGTCTGGTTTCATGCCGACCCCACAGACGCTTCTTCTACTTACCCTACTGAAAATTGGATTGCCCAGATGACAGTGACTGACGCTTCCGCTGCTTCTGCTTCAGCCACTTCAGGAGTGGAGATGAATACTCTCCAGGCCTTGGATATTTCAGTTTTAACTCCTTTGTACGACTCTTGGTTCTATCGCAAGAAAATAACCATACCTAAAGTAGCAATTAATGATTTAACCGATTTCCCAGTTTTAGTTTCTACTACCAGCGCTGATTTATCATCAAAAGCCCAATATGATGGTGATGATATTTTATTTACTTCATCGGACGGAACAACCAAAATATCCCATGAGATAGAAAAATACGCTTCTTCTACGGGTGAACTGGTAGCTTGGGTAAAAACCAACCTTTCTTCAACCACAGATACTTATTTATATATGTACTATGGAAACGCTACTGCTTCTAATCAGCAACAGGCAACCAGTGTCTGGGATAGTAATTTTATGATGGTTCAACATATGAACGGCGCATCATATGACGCGATTGATGATTCTACGAATTATAATAATGACGTCACGGCTGCCAGCGGTAGTGCCTTCAGCCAATCAGGTCAAATTGGATATGGCGTTGATCTTGAAAAAGATAATTCAGATTATTTAAGTATTCCTGATTCGTCTAGTTTGCGTCCGGCAAATGGAATAACAATGGAAGCATGGTTTCGCGCTGAATCGCTTTTTCCAAGCGGAAGTACGGGTGAAAGGATTTTTAATAAGGGAATCGTAACTTCTCCTAATTATGGATACTCATTTTTGGTATATTCAAACGATTTTCTTTGGCAAATGTATGCAGGGTCATTAAATCAATATGATTTTAATACTACTGTTTCAACCAGTACATGGCATTATGTTGCTGCATCATATGACAAACAATATATGCGTGTTTATCTAGATGGTTCACTCATAGACGCTCTTGCCGAAACTGATTCTATAACCCACAATTCAAGCGTTTCTCTTTATTTAGGCAGACACAATTCTGCACAAGAATGGTTTGATGGACTTCTTGACGAAATGAGAATTAGTGATAGCGGCAGAAGCGCGGCTTGGATTTCTAATTCTTACAGCAATCAAAGTTCACCATCTACTTTTATGAGTTTTGGAACCGAAGAATCAACTTCAACAGGTCCCGACAGCACTAATTACGGAACCATGTATCCGGGAGAAAATACTGGCACTTTGAATCAGTTTACGACTCTTACCAATACCGGCAACGTGGCGATAGATATTTATCTTTACGGGGCCAATATGGCTACTAACAGTTATTCTATAGATGTCGGTCAGCAAGAATATTCTACTAGTTCCGGAGTAAATTACGGTTCAGGGACTGATTTGACTTCTTCAATCAGCACGGCTGTTGAAGTGGATTTGCCTAAAACAACCAGTCATCCTTCCGTTTCCACAGATGATATTTACTGGGGATTGGCGATTCCTTTTGGTCAATTTGCCGGTTTTTATACAGGAACGAATACTTTTGAGGCAAAAGCTGATTGA